The following proteins are encoded in a genomic region of Cricetulus griseus strain 17A/GY chromosome 7, alternate assembly CriGri-PICRH-1.0, whole genome shotgun sequence:
- the Gfi1 gene encoding zinc finger protein Gfi-1 isoform X2, whose product MPRSFLVKSKKAHSYHQPRSPGPDYSLRLETVPAPGRADDPVSAGEAKMEPRRRLSPDPQLTETHDKASTSPGSCEDSVCDPSSEFEDFWRPPSPSVSPGSEKSLCRSLDEAQPYTLPFKPYAWSGLAGSDLRHLVQSYRQCTALERSAGLSLFCERGAEPGHPAPMYGPEPTAGGAGAGPPGSCGAAGGATSGAGLGLYGDFGPGAAGLYERSNAAAGRLYQDCGREIHADKSVGVKVESELLCTRLLLGGGSYKCIKCSKVFSTPHGLEVHVRRSHSGTRPFACEMCGKTFGHAVSLEQHKAVHSQERSFDCKICGKSFKRSSTLSTHLLIHSDTRPYPCQYCGKRFHQKSDMKKHTFIHTGEKPHKCQVCGKAFSQSSNLITHSRKHTGFKPFGCDLCGKGFQRKVDLRRHRETQHGLK is encoded by the exons ATGCCGCGCTCCTTCCTGGTCAAGAGCAAGAAGGCGCACAGCTACCACCAGCCGCGTTCCCCGGGGCCAGACTACTCCCTCCGTCTGGAGACCGTGCCCGCGCCCGGCAGAGCAG ATGACCCTGTGAGTGCAGGTGAGGCGAAGATGGAGCCCCGACGCCGTTTGTCCCCCGACCCTCAGCTAACCGAGACTCACGACAAAGCCTCCACGTCCCCTGGCAGCTGCGAAGACAGTGTTTGTGACCCGAGCTCCGAGTTCGAGGACTTCTGGAGGCCTCCTTCTCCCTCGGTTTCTCCAG GCTCTGAGAAGTCATTATGCCGGTCTCTGGACGAAGCTCAGCCCTACACCCTGCCTTTCAAGCCCTATGCGTGGAGCGGCCTCGCGGGGTCCGACCTGCGGCACTTGGTGCAGAGTTACCGGCAGTGCACCGCCCTGGAGCGCAGCGCCGGCCTGAGCCTCTTTTGCGAGCGTGGCGCCGAGCCCGGCCACCCGGCCCCGATGTACGGCCCTGAGCCGACGGCGGGCGGAGCCGGTGCGGGGCCACCCGGGAGCTGCGGAGCCGCAGGAGGAGCCACCAGTGGCGCGGGCCTGGGGCTCTATGGAGACTTCGGGCCTGGGGCGGCCGGGCTGTACGAACGGTCGAACGCAGCAGCCGGCCGGCTGTACCAAGATTGCGGCCGCGAGATCCACGCAGACAAGAGCGTGGGCGTAAAGGTGGAGTCAGAGCTGCTGTGTACCCGCCTGCTGCTGGGCGGTGGCTCCTACAAATGCATCAAATGCAGCAAG GTGTTCTCCACACCGCACGGGCTGGAGGTGCATGTGCGCCGGTCCCACAGCGGCACGAGACCATTTGCATGCGAGATGTGCGGCAAGACCTTCGGGCACGCAGTGAGCCTGGAGCAGCACAAGGCCGTGCACTCGCAG GAACGAAGCTTTGACTGTAAGATCTGTGGCAAGAGCTTCAAGAGGTCATCCACACTGTCCACACACCTTCTCATTCACTCGGACACCCGGCCCTACCCCTGCCAGTACTGTGGCAAGAGGTTCCACCAGAAGTCCGACATGAAGAAACACACCTTCATCCACACAG GTGAGAAGCCCCACAAATGCCAGGTGTGTGGTAAAGCATTCAGTCAGAGCTCCAACCTCATCACTCACAGCAGGAAGCATACGGGTTTCAAGCCCTTTGGCTGTGACCTGTGTGGGAAGGGCTTCCAGAGGAAGGTGGACCTCAGGAGGCACCGGGAGACGCAGCATGGACTCAAATGA